One part of the Raphanus sativus cultivar WK10039 chromosome 7, ASM80110v3, whole genome shotgun sequence genome encodes these proteins:
- the LOC108814572 gene encoding OVARIAN TUMOR DOMAIN-containing deubiquitinating enzyme 9, with amino-acid sequence MGYEPDPDVLRWGLHDLEVCTLTNAGSCRSVTRYETTDPVAQEGYVREGYNYNQPNNVDNDAVIAQFYQDELSRVDRDHAASDNNPSRTSVVVSQEWPPATGNHHHHKQNGDVEDKNVGNQSSPSRGDDDSVCSVEVEEEESWSEFGKRLNQLIPIAHVPKINGELPSEDEQISDHGRLSQRLQLYGLVENKIQGDGNCQFRALSDQLYRSPQHHDAVREQVVNQLAYNREMYEGYVPMAFNDYLKTMKRNGEWGDHVTLQAAADWFGVRMFVITSFKDTCYIEILPHLQKSNRLICLSFWAEVHYNSIYPEGELPVPEGKKKKKKFWVF; translated from the exons ATGGGGTATGAGCCTGATCCAGATGTTCTTCGGTGGGGTCTCCACGACCTCGAGGTTTGTACACTTACAAACGCTGGCTCTTGCCGCAGCGTTACGCGTTACGAGACGACGGATCCTGTTGCTCAAGAAGGCTACGTTAGAGAAGGTTACAATTACAACCAGCCGAACAATGTAGACAACGATGCTGTTATCGCTCAGTTTTACCAAGACGAGTTGTCCAGAGTTGATCGAGACCATGCTGCATCTGACAACAATCCTAGTCGAACTTCTGTTGTTGTTTCGCAAGAATGGCCTCCAGCCACtggtaatcatcatcatcataaacaGAACGGTGACGTGGAAGATAAAAACGTTGGGAATCAAAGCTCACCATCTCGTGGTGATGATGACTCAGTTTGTTCTGtagaagttgaagaagaagaatcttgGTCTGAGTTTGGGAAGCGACTCAACCAATTGATTCCTATTGCT CATGTGCCAAAAATAAATGGGGAGTTGCCGTCAGAGGATGAACAGATTTCTGATCATGGACGGCTGTCTCAGAG ATTACAGCTTTATGGCTTGGTGGAGAACAAGATTCAAGGAGACGGAAACTGCCAG TTTCGAGCACTCTCAGACCAGCTTTACCGCTCTCCACAGCACCATGATGCTGTTAGAGAGCAAGTTGTTAATCAG CTTGCGTATAATCGAGAGATGTATGAAGGTTATGTTCCAATGGCGTTCAACGACTATCTTAAAACAATGAAACG GAATGGAGAATGGGGTGATCACGTTACGCTTCAGGCTGCTGCGGATTGG TTTGGTGTTAGGATGTTTGTGATAACATCATTCAAGGATACATGTTACATTGAGATCTTGCCTCATTTGCAGAAGTCCAATCGCC TTATATGTTTAAGTTTCTGGGCTGAGGTTCATTACAACTCAATCTATCCTGAGGGAG AGCTGCCGGTACCAGaaggcaagaagaagaagaagaaattttgGGTTTTCTGA
- the LOC108814699 gene encoding thioredoxin-like 3-2, chloroplastic: MSEIVNLSPSLRSLKPKVSPLVPPPPPRQVPSSSRRLKFLSFPGKISLATGRIRAIDAEEKLQEVDDDDSPVSVELGPISSESHFDEVMEEAQKLGESVVIVWMAAWCRKCIYLRPKLEKLAAEFYPRLRFYHVDVNAVPYRLVSRAGVTKMPTIQLWRDDQKQAEVIGGHKAHFVVNEVREMIENDSIT, translated from the exons ATGTCGGAGATTGTAAACTTGTCGCCGTCTCTGAGATCTTTAAAACCAAAGGTCTCACCTTTGgtacctcctcctcctcctcgtcaaGTGCCGAGCTCCTCGCGGAGATTAAAGTTTCTATCTTTTCCCGGGAAAATCAGTCTGGCAACGGGGAGAATCCGAGCAATCGATGCCGAGGAGAAGTTGCAAGAGGTAGATGATGATGACTCGCCGGTCTCGGTCGAGCTAGGTCCGATAAGTAGCGAGAGCCACTTCGATGAGGTGATGGAGGAAGCTCAGAAGCTCGGCGAATCTGTTGTGATCGTCTG GATGGCAGCTTGGTGCAGGAAATGTATTTACTTGAGGCCCAAACTCGAAAAGCTCGCTGCTGAGTTCTACCCAAG ACTGAGGTTTTATCATGTTGATGTCAACGCTGTGCCATACAGACTCGTGTCTCGTGCAGGAGTTACG AAAATGCCAACGATTCAG CTATGGAGAGATGACCAGAAACAAGCTGAAGTCATCGGTGGTCACAAAGCGCATTTTGTGGTTAACGAAGTGCGAGAGATGATAGAGAACGATTCAATCACTTGA